Proteins encoded together in one Bos indicus isolate NIAB-ARS_2022 breed Sahiwal x Tharparkar chromosome 25, NIAB-ARS_B.indTharparkar_mat_pri_1.0, whole genome shotgun sequence window:
- the LOC139179606 gene encoding putative olfactory receptor 1F12P encodes MATGNRTSTSQFILLGLSSQPEKQELIFGLFLLMYLVGAAGNLLIILAIGSDSHLHTPMYFFLSNLSLVDFCFISTTVPKMLTNIQTQTRSISYSGCLAQIYFCILLANMDNFLLMAMAYDRYVAICRPLHYSTTMSLAACALMLGSAWLLANFHSLLHSLLMAWLDFCASNVIPYFFCDLIPLLQLSCSNTLPNQLMILLVGGLIVLIPFLSILISYVHIVSAVLKVPSARGKQKAFSTCGSHLAVVILFYGTITGVYLSPSPSHSADKDSLASVMYMVVTPTLNPFIYCLRNKDMQGALRKLVGVKVAFHGL; translated from the coding sequence ATGGCGACGGGAAACCGCACGAGCACCTCCCAGTTCATCCTCCTCGGTCTCTCCAGCCAACCCGAGAAGCAGGAGCTGATCTTTGGGCTCTTCCTTCTCATGTACCTGGTTGGGGCAGCCGGGAACCTGCTCATCATTCTGGCTATTGGCTCAGACTCCCATCTCCACActcccatgtacttctttctcagcAACCTCTCCCTGGTGGATTTCTGCTTCATCTCCACCACAGTCCCCAAGATGCTCACGAACATCCAGACACAGACCCGGTCCATTTCCTACAGTGGCTGCCTAGCCCAGATCTACTTCTGCATTTTGCTTGCGAACATGGACAACTTCCTCCTGATGGCCATGGCTTACGACCGCTACGTGGCGATCTGCCGGCCCCTGCACTACTCCACGACGATGAGTTTAGCAGCCTGTGCCCTGATGCTTGGGAGCGCCTGGCTCCTTGCCAATTTCCACTCCCTGCTGCACAGCCTCCTCATGGCCTGGCTGGACTTCTGTGCCAGCAACGTCATCCCTTACTTCTTCTGTGACCTCATTCCCCTGCTTCAGCTCTCCTGCTCCAACACCCTGCCCAATCAACTCATGATTCTGCTGGTGGGGGGCCTGATCGTCCTCATCCCCTTCCTCAGCATCCTCATCTCCTACGTCCACATTGTGTCTGCTGTGCTCAAGGTCCCATCTGCCCGGGGAAAACAGAAGGCCTTCTCTACCTGTGGCTCCCACCTTGCTGTGGTCATCCTCTTCTATGGGACCATCACAGGGGTCTACCTGAGTCCCTCACCCTCCCACTCAGCTGACAAGGATTCACTAGCTTCAGTAATGTACATGGTGGTCACCCCCA